One Candidatus Devosia phytovorans genomic window carries:
- the rplK gene encoding 50S ribosomal protein L11, with protein MAKKIVGYVKLQVPAGSATPSPPIGPALGQRGLNIMEFCKAFNAATQEMEKGSPIPVVITAYADKSFTFEMKQPPVTYFIKKAVNLKSGSKLPGKESAGTITVAQLRDIAEKKMKDLNADNVDAAVSMIAGSARSMGIQVEG; from the coding sequence ATGGCAAAGAAAATCGTTGGCTACGTAAAGCTGCAGGTGCCCGCGGGCTCCGCAACGCCTTCCCCGCCGATCGGCCCAGCACTGGGTCAGCGCGGTCTGAACATCATGGAATTCTGCAAGGCCTTCAATGCTGCCACGCAGGAAATGGAAAAGGGTTCGCCCATTCCAGTCGTGATCACCGCCTATGCCGACAAGAGCTTCACTTTCGAGATGAAGCAGCCGCCGGTCACCTACTTCATCAAGAAGGCCGTCAACCTCAAGTCTGGTTCCAAGCTTCCGGGCAAGGAATCGGCTGGTACGATCACCGTGGCTCAGCTGCGTGATATCGCCGAAAAGAAGATGAAGGATCTCAATGCCGATAACGTCGACGCTGCTGTGTCGATGATTGCTGGCTCTGCCCGTTCCATGGGCATTCAGGTCGAGGGCTGA
- the rplA gene encoding 50S ribosomal protein L1: MAGKKIVKAREGIDRNKLYKLDEAVKMVKSRASAKFDETIEIAINLGVDPRHADQMVRGVVNLPNGTGKTVRVAVFAKDAKADEARKAGADIVGAEDLMEQIQSGKIDFDRCIATPDMMPLVGRLGKILGPRNLMPNPKVGTVTPDVAGAVKAAKGGAVEYRVEKAGILHAGVGKVSFSEEALLQNIKAFTDAVVKSKPAGAKGTYVKKVAVSSTMGPGVHVEPASAL; this comes from the coding sequence ATGGCTGGCAAGAAGATCGTAAAGGCCCGCGAGGGCATCGACCGCAACAAGCTGTACAAGCTTGATGAGGCCGTGAAGATGGTGAAGTCGCGCGCTTCGGCGAAGTTCGACGAAACCATCGAAATCGCCATCAACCTCGGTGTTGATCCGCGTCACGCTGACCAGATGGTCCGTGGCGTCGTGAACCTGCCGAACGGCACGGGCAAGACCGTGCGAGTGGCTGTGTTTGCCAAGGATGCCAAGGCTGACGAAGCCCGCAAGGCTGGCGCAGACATCGTTGGTGCAGAAGACCTGATGGAACAGATCCAGTCTGGCAAGATCGATTTCGATCGTTGCATTGCCACGCCGGACATGATGCCGCTGGTCGGTCGCCTGGGCAAGATCCTGGGCCCGCGCAACCTGATGCCGAACCCCAAGGTCGGCACGGTTACTCCCGATGTCGCCGGTGCCGTCAAGGCAGCCAAGGGCGGCGCCGTTGAATACCGCGTCGAAAAGGCCGGTATCCTGCACGCCGGTGTTGGCAAGGTTTCCTTCTCGGAAGAAGCCCTGCTGCAGAACATCAAGGCCTTCACCGACGCCGTCGTGAAGTCCAAGCCAGCTGGCGCCAAGGGCACCTATGTCAAGAAGGTCGCCGTGTCGTCCACCATGGGCCCTGGCGTCCATGTCGAGCCGGCTTCGGCTCTCTAA
- the rplJ gene encoding 50S ribosomal protein L10 — MERAEKRELVASLQSALSGAGSIVLAQNTGLTVANLESLRREVKTAGGYVKVAKNRLAKLALKDTDHADISGLFTGPIVIAYAEDPMTAPKIAAKFAEKNAKYVVLGGVMGKTALDANNVKALATMPSLNELRATLAGMLKQPATRIASVIVAPAGGIARVLAAHAEKSNEAA; from the coding sequence GTGGAAAGAGCGGAAAAGCGTGAGCTTGTCGCATCGCTTCAGTCAGCCCTCTCGGGCGCTGGATCGATCGTACTCGCGCAGAACACCGGTCTGACCGTCGCCAATCTGGAGTCGCTTCGCCGCGAGGTGAAGACTGCAGGTGGCTACGTGAAGGTCGCGAAGAACCGTCTTGCCAAGCTTGCTCTTAAAGACACCGACCACGCCGACATTTCGGGCCTGTTTACCGGCCCGATCGTCATCGCCTATGCGGAAGACCCCATGACTGCGCCCAAGATTGCGGCGAAGTTTGCTGAAAAGAACGCAAAGTATGTCGTTCTTGGCGGCGTTATGGGCAAGACCGCGCTTGACGCGAATAACGTCAAGGCGCTGGCGACCATGCCGTCGCTCAACGAACTGCGCGCTACGCTCGCCGGGATGCTCAAGCAGCCCGCGACCCGTATCGCGTCGGTCATCGTTGCGCCGGCTGGTGGTATCGCGCGCGTGTTGGCCGCTCACGCGGAAAAGAGCAACGAAGCAGCGTAA
- the rplL gene encoding 50S ribosomal protein L7/L12, protein MADLAKIVDDLSALTVLEASELSKLLEEKWGVSAAAPVAVAAAGGGAAAPAAEEKTEFDVVLASFGDNKINVIKEVRAITGLGLGEAKALVESAPKAIKEGVSKAEAEDIKTKLEAAGAKVELK, encoded by the coding sequence ATGGCTGATCTCGCCAAGATCGTAGACGACCTGTCTGCCCTGACCGTTCTGGAAGCTTCCGAACTGTCGAAGCTGCTGGAAGAAAAGTGGGGCGTTTCCGCCGCCGCTCCGGTTGCTGTTGCTGCTGCTGGTGGTGGCGCTGCCGCTCCGGCTGCTGAAGAAAAGACCGAATTTGACGTTGTTCTCGCCTCGTTCGGCGACAACAAGATCAACGTCATCAAGGAAGTTCGTGCGATCACCGGCCTGGGCCTGGGCGAAGCCAAGGCTCTCGTTGAGTCCGCTCCCAAGGCGATCAAGGAAGGCGTGTCGAAGGCTGAAGCCGAAGACATCAAGACCAAGCTGGAAGCAGCTGGCGCCAAGGTCGAACTCAAGTAA
- the rpoB gene encoding DNA-directed RNA polymerase subunit beta — protein sequence MATTFNGRRKVRKSFGSIREVTEMPNLIEVQKASYDQFLLVDEPKGGRPDEGLQSVFRSVFPITDFSNTASLEFVKYEFEQPKYDIDECRARDITFAAPLKVTLRLIVFEVDEETGARSVKDIKEQDVYMGDMPFMTSNGTFIVNGTERVIVSQMHRSPGVFFDHDKGKTHSSGKLLFAGRIIPYRGSWLDIEFDAKDVVYARIDRRRKIPVTSLLKALGMDAEEILDTYYTKLTFEKTATGWQKPYDAEKMKNAKPSHDLIDAKTGDVVHEAGKKLSARQAKKLAENGLTHLLAVNEDLYGMYVAEDLISMKTGEVYMEAGDEIDEKTLTKLLDLGFDELPILDIDHITIGAYLRNTLAVDKNESREDALFDIYRVMRPGEPPTVDTAEAMFQSLFFDSERYDLSAVGRVKMNMRLELDAPDTMRTLRKEDIVEVVRTLVDLRDGRGEIDDIDNLGNRRVRSVGELMENSYRLGLLRMERAIKERMSSVEIDTVMPQDLINAKPAAAAVREFFGSSQLSQFMDQTNPLSEITHKRRLSALGPGGLTRERAGFEVRDVHPTHYGRICPIETPEGPNIGLINSLSTFARVNKYGFIETPYRKIVDGKLTTDVVYLSAMEEAKHYVAQANVEFNADGTLTHDLVVARHAGDNGLTPKENVDLMDVSPKQMVSVAASLIPFLENDDANRALMGSNMQRQAVPLLRAHAPFVGTGMEAVVARDSGAAIVAKRKGIVDQVDATRIVIRATEETDASKSGVDIYNLMKFQRSNQSTCINQRPLVVVGDHVNQGDIIADGPSTELGDLALGRNVLVAFMPWNGYNFEDSILLSEKIAMQDVFTSIHIEEYEVMARDTKLGPEEITRDIPNVSEEALKNLDEAGIVHIGAEVAPGDILVGKITPKGESPMTPEEKLLRAIFGEKASDVRDTSLRVPPGDAGTVVEVRVFNRHGIDKDERAMAIEREEIERLAKDRDDEQSILDRNVYARLKEMLFGKAATAGPKGYVVGTKLNDQMFEAQPRSKWWQFAVDDDKVMAEMEALHAQYEESRRLLEQRFIDKVDKLQRGDELPPGVMKMVKVFIATKRKIQPGDKMAGRHGNKGVVSRIVPVEDMPYLEDGTSVDIVLNPLGVPSRMNVGQILETHLGWACAGMGKKIDEMVRIYQQKGDLKPLRAEVGSLFAGDESITDLDDDGLIRLGEHLSKGVSIATPVFDGAKEADIVEMLERAGLKGSGQSTVFDGRSGEQFDRQVTVGYIYMLKLDHLVDNKIHARSIGPYSLVTQQPLGGKAQFGGQRFGEMEVWALEAYGAAYTLQEMLTIKSDDVAGRTKVYEAIVRGDDTFEAGIPESFNVLVKEIRSLGLNVELDMREIEGDGSQAEAELAPPQEAAE from the coding sequence ATGGCTACCACGTTCAACGGCCGCCGCAAGGTTCGCAAGTCCTTCGGTTCCATTCGCGAAGTCACGGAGATGCCCAACCTGATCGAGGTCCAGAAGGCCTCCTATGATCAGTTCCTCCTCGTCGACGAGCCCAAGGGTGGCCGTCCCGATGAAGGGCTTCAGTCCGTGTTCCGTTCGGTCTTCCCGATCACCGACTTTTCGAACACCGCTTCGCTCGAATTCGTGAAATACGAATTCGAACAGCCCAAGTATGACATCGACGAGTGCCGTGCGCGCGACATCACCTTCGCTGCCCCGCTCAAGGTCACGCTGCGGTTGATCGTGTTCGAAGTGGACGAAGAAACCGGCGCCCGTTCGGTCAAGGACATCAAGGAGCAGGACGTCTACATGGGCGACATGCCCTTCATGACGTCGAACGGCACCTTCATCGTCAATGGCACCGAGCGCGTCATCGTCTCGCAGATGCACCGTTCGCCGGGCGTGTTCTTCGACCACGACAAGGGCAAGACCCATTCGTCTGGCAAGCTGCTGTTTGCCGGCCGTATCATCCCGTATCGTGGTAGCTGGCTCGACATCGAGTTCGACGCCAAGGACGTGGTCTATGCGCGTATCGATCGTCGCCGCAAGATTCCGGTGACCTCGCTGCTCAAGGCGCTTGGCATGGATGCCGAGGAAATCCTCGACACCTATTACACCAAGCTGACCTTCGAAAAGACGGCGACCGGCTGGCAGAAGCCATACGACGCCGAGAAGATGAAGAATGCCAAGCCGAGCCATGACCTGATCGACGCCAAGACCGGCGACGTCGTGCATGAGGCTGGCAAGAAGCTCTCGGCCCGCCAGGCCAAGAAGCTTGCCGAAAACGGCCTGACGCACCTGCTGGCGGTCAATGAAGACCTCTATGGCATGTATGTCGCCGAAGACCTGATCAGCATGAAGACCGGTGAGGTCTACATGGAAGCAGGCGACGAGATCGACGAAAAGACCCTGACCAAGCTGCTTGATCTGGGCTTTGACGAGCTGCCGATCCTCGACATCGACCACATCACCATTGGCGCCTACCTGCGCAACACGCTGGCCGTGGACAAGAATGAGTCGCGTGAAGACGCGCTGTTCGACATCTACCGCGTGATGCGTCCCGGTGAGCCGCCGACCGTCGATACGGCCGAAGCCATGTTCCAGTCGCTCTTCTTCGACAGCGAGCGCTATGACCTGTCGGCCGTTGGTCGCGTCAAGATGAACATGCGCCTCGAGCTCGATGCGCCTGACACCATGCGTACCCTGCGCAAGGAAGATATCGTGGAAGTCGTCCGCACGCTGGTCGACCTGCGCGATGGTCGTGGCGAAATCGACGACATCGACAACCTCGGCAACCGTCGCGTTCGCTCGGTTGGCGAACTCATGGAAAACTCCTATCGCCTTGGCCTGCTCCGCATGGAGCGCGCCATCAAGGAGCGCATGAGCTCGGTGGAAATCGACACCGTGATGCCGCAGGACCTGATCAACGCCAAGCCGGCTGCTGCCGCCGTGCGTGAATTCTTCGGCTCCTCGCAGCTGTCGCAGTTCATGGATCAGACCAATCCGCTGTCGGAAATCACCCACAAGCGTCGTCTCTCGGCGCTTGGGCCGGGTGGTCTGACCCGCGAACGTGCCGGCTTTGAAGTCCGCGACGTGCATCCGACCCACTATGGTCGTATCTGCCCGATCGAGACGCCGGAAGGCCCGAATATCGGTCTGATCAACTCGCTGTCGACCTTCGCCCGCGTCAACAAGTACGGTTTCATCGAGACCCCGTACCGCAAGATCGTGGACGGCAAGCTGACCACCGACGTCGTCTATCTCTCCGCCATGGAAGAGGCCAAGCACTACGTCGCGCAGGCCAACGTCGAGTTCAATGCCGACGGCACGCTGACCCATGACCTCGTCGTGGCTCGCCATGCCGGCGACAACGGCCTGACGCCCAAGGAAAACGTCGACCTTATGGACGTTTCCCCCAAGCAGATGGTGTCGGTTGCGGCATCGCTGATCCCGTTCCTCGAAAACGACGACGCCAACCGTGCTCTCATGGGCTCGAACATGCAGCGTCAGGCTGTGCCGCTGCTGCGCGCTCATGCGCCCTTCGTCGGTACCGGCATGGAAGCTGTCGTGGCGCGTGACTCGGGCGCCGCCATCGTCGCCAAGCGCAAGGGCATCGTCGATCAGGTGGACGCCACCCGTATCGTTATTCGCGCAACGGAAGAAACCGATGCTTCGAAGTCGGGCGTCGACATCTACAACCTGATGAAGTTCCAGCGTTCGAACCAGTCGACCTGCATCAACCAGCGTCCGCTGGTCGTGGTGGGTGACCATGTCAACCAGGGCGACATCATCGCCGACGGTCCGTCAACCGAACTGGGTGATCTGGCCCTGGGCCGCAACGTGCTCGTCGCGTTCATGCCCTGGAACGGCTACAACTTCGAAGACTCCATCCTGCTCAGCGAAAAGATCGCCATGCAGGACGTCTTCACCTCGATCCATATCGAGGAATATGAAGTGATGGCCCGCGACACCAAGCTTGGTCCGGAAGAAATCACGCGCGACATTCCGAACGTGTCGGAAGAAGCGCTGAAGAACCTCGACGAAGCGGGTATCGTGCACATCGGTGCCGAAGTTGCTCCCGGCGACATCCTGGTCGGCAAGATCACCCCCAAGGGCGAAAGCCCGATGACGCCGGAAGAAAAGCTCCTCCGCGCCATCTTCGGTGAAAAGGCCTCGGACGTTCGTGATACCTCGCTCCGCGTTCCGCCGGGCGATGCTGGTACTGTCGTTGAAGTGCGCGTGTTCAATCGCCACGGCATCGACAAGGACGAGCGCGCCATGGCTATCGAGCGCGAAGAAATCGAACGTCTCGCCAAGGACCGTGACGACGAACAGTCGATCCTCGACCGTAACGTCTATGCACGTCTGAAGGAAATGCTGTTCGGCAAGGCCGCCACGGCTGGCCCGAAGGGTTATGTCGTCGGCACCAAGCTGAATGACCAGATGTTCGAAGCCCAGCCGCGTTCGAAGTGGTGGCAGTTTGCCGTCGACGACGACAAGGTGATGGCCGAGATGGAAGCCCTTCATGCGCAGTATGAAGAGAGCCGCCGTCTGCTTGAGCAGCGCTTCATCGACAAGGTGGACAAGCTGCAGCGCGGTGACGAACTTCCGCCGGGCGTGATGAAGATGGTCAAGGTCTTCATCGCAACCAAGCGCAAGATCCAGCCGGGCGACAAGATGGCCGGCCGTCACGGTAACAAGGGCGTCGTGTCCCGCATCGTTCCCGTGGAAGACATGCCGTATCTCGAAGATGGTACGTCGGTCGACATCGTGCTGAACCCGCTGGGCGTGCCGTCGCGCATGAACGTGGGCCAGATCCTCGAGACGCACCTGGGCTGGGCTTGCGCCGGCATGGGCAAGAAGATCGACGAGATGGTCCGCATCTACCAGCAGAAGGGTGACCTCAAGCCGCTCCGTGCGGAAGTGGGTTCGCTGTTTGCCGGTGACGAGTCGATTACCGATCTGGACGACGATGGCCTCATCCGCCTCGGCGAACACCTTTCCAAGGGCGTGTCGATCGCGACCCCGGTGTTCGACGGTGCCAAGGAAGCCGATATCGTCGAGATGCTGGAACGTGCAGGTCTCAAGGGCTCTGGCCAGTCGACCGTCTTTGACGGCCGTTCGGGCGAGCAGTTCGACCGTCAGGTGACCGTGGGCTATATCTATATGCTCAAGCTCGACCACCTGGTGGACAACAAGATCCACGCCCGTTCGATCGGTCCTTACTCGCTGGTCACCCAGCAGCCGCTCGGCGGCAAGGCCCAGTTCGGCGGTCAGCGTTTCGGCGAGATGGAAGTGTGGGCTCTCGAAGCCTATGGCGCGGCTTACACGCTCCAGGAAATGCTCACCATCAAGTCGGACGACGTTGCTGGTCGTACCAAGGTCTACGAAGCCATCGTTCGCGGCGACGACACGTTCGAAGCGGGCATCCCCGAGAGCTTCAACGTTCTGGTCAAGGAAATCCGTTCGCTCGGTCTCAATGTCGAACTCGACATGCGCGAGATCGAGGGCGACGGCTCCCAGGCCGAAGCGGAGCTCGCACCTCCTCAGGAAGCGGCGGAATAA
- the rpoC gene encoding DNA-directed RNA polymerase subunit beta', with amino-acid sequence MNHHSHVMDPFNPAVPVQTFDQMKISIASPEKILSWSYGEIKKPETINYRTFKPERDGLFCARIFGPVKDYECLCGKYKRMKFKGVICEKCGVEVTLSRVRRERMGHIELAAPVAHIWFLKSLPSRIALLLDMTLKDIERILYFENYVVLDAGLTPFTTHELLTEEQYLDAQDEYGADSFTAKIGAEAIRDILLALDLEKIAGDLRVEIAESTTELKPKKLAKRLKIVEQFIVSGNKPEWMIMTVIPVIPPELRPLVPLDGGRFATSDLNDLYRRVINRNNRLKRLIELRAPDIIIRNEKRMLQEAVDALFDNGRRGRTITGANKRPLKSLSDMLKGKQGRFRQNLLGKRVDYSGRSVITVGPNLKLHQCGLPKKMALELFKPFIYSRLEAKGFSSTVKQAKKLVEKEKPEVWDILDEVIREHPVLLNRAPTLHRLGIQAFEPMLIEGKAIRLHPLVCSAFNADFDGDQMAVHVPLSLEAQLEARVLMMSTNNILHPANGQPIIVPSQDIVLGLYYLSLMNDNEPGEGMAFSSYAELEHALDSKIVTLHTKIKGRVVDWDENGNQTTQIVETTPGRMLIGQILPKHPAVPFSTANQLMTKKMISKMIDTVYRGCGQKETVIFCDRVMQLGFKNACDAGISFGKDDMVIPASKYTIVEAARKQVEEFEQQYNDGLITQGEKYNKVVDAWAKCGDKVAEEMMDAIRKVQIDEETGRQKPINSVYMMSHSGARGSPAQMKQLAGMRGLMARPDGSIIETPITANFKEGLNVLEYFNSTHGARKGLADTALKTANSGYLTRRLVDVAQDAIIVSTDCGTERGLTMEPIVDAGQIVASIGQRVLGRTAADDIFHPLSGDLIAAKGTLLEEKHVDVIEEARIQSIRIRSPLTCDMRQGTCAACYGRDLARGTPVNMGEAVGVIAAQSIGEPGTQLTMRTFHIGGTAQVVDSSFLESGAEGTIAIRNPSLAKVEGGKLVVMARNVSLAILDADGKERATHKVTYGSKLLVKEGDAVRRGQRLAEWDPYTRPVLAEVEGEVVFEDMVDGASVAENTDEATGFTKRVVIDWRTNQRGEGLKPALAIARGGAVQKVERGGDARYLLSVDAVIAVEPGEKVSPGDVLARIPLESAKTKDITGGLPRVAELFEARRPKDHAIIAEIDGTIRFGRDYKNKRRVIIEPHEEGGDPVEYLIPKGKPFHLQEGDAIEKGEYILDGNPAPHDILAIKGVEELARYLVNEIQEVYRLQGVLINDKHIEVIVRQMLQKVEIVDPGDTGMLKDEQLDKLDFDELNDALVAEGKKPATANPVLLGITKASLQTRSFISAASFQETTRVLTEAAISGKADLLEGLKENVIVGRLIPAGTGAGISSAKLIATKRDDLILDERRRQANTVKIAAPAAE; translated from the coding sequence ATGAATCATCATTCCCACGTCATGGATCCGTTCAACCCGGCGGTTCCGGTCCAGACTTTCGACCAGATGAAGATCTCCATTGCGAGCCCTGAGAAGATTCTCAGCTGGTCCTATGGCGAGATCAAGAAGCCAGAAACCATCAACTATCGTACGTTCAAGCCCGAACGCGATGGTCTGTTCTGCGCGCGCATCTTTGGCCCCGTGAAGGACTATGAGTGCCTGTGCGGCAAGTACAAGCGCATGAAGTTCAAGGGCGTCATCTGCGAAAAGTGCGGTGTGGAAGTCACCCTGAGCCGCGTTCGTCGCGAGCGCATGGGCCATATCGAACTGGCCGCTCCGGTTGCCCATATCTGGTTCCTGAAGTCCCTGCCGTCCCGTATCGCGCTGCTGCTCGATATGACGCTGAAAGACATCGAACGCATTCTCTACTTCGAGAACTATGTCGTTCTGGACGCCGGCCTCACGCCCTTCACCACGCATGAGTTGCTGACCGAAGAGCAGTATCTCGATGCCCAGGACGAGTATGGTGCCGACAGCTTCACCGCCAAGATCGGCGCCGAAGCCATTCGCGATATCCTGCTCGCCCTCGATCTCGAAAAGATCGCGGGCGACCTGCGCGTCGAAATCGCCGAGTCGACCACCGAGCTGAAGCCGAAGAAGCTGGCCAAGCGCCTCAAGATCGTCGAGCAGTTCATCGTCTCGGGCAACAAGCCCGAGTGGATGATCATGACCGTGATCCCCGTGATCCCGCCGGAACTGCGTCCGCTGGTTCCGCTGGATGGCGGCCGCTTTGCCACGTCCGATCTCAACGACCTCTATCGTCGTGTGATCAACCGTAACAACCGCCTGAAGCGCCTGATCGAGCTCCGTGCCCCGGACATCATCATCCGCAACGAAAAGCGCATGCTGCAGGAAGCTGTGGACGCGCTGTTCGACAACGGCCGCCGTGGCCGCACCATCACCGGTGCCAACAAGCGTCCGCTGAAGTCGCTGTCCGACATGCTCAAGGGCAAGCAGGGCCGCTTCCGCCAGAACCTGCTCGGCAAGCGCGTCGACTATTCGGGTCGTTCGGTCATCACCGTGGGTCCGAACCTGAAGCTGCACCAGTGCGGTCTTCCCAAAAAGATGGCGCTCGAGCTGTTCAAGCCCTTCATCTATTCGCGTCTTGAAGCCAAGGGCTTCTCGTCGACGGTGAAGCAGGCCAAGAAGCTGGTCGAGAAGGAAAAGCCCGAAGTCTGGGATATCCTCGACGAAGTGATCCGCGAGCACCCGGTTCTGCTGAACCGCGCTCCGACGCTGCACCGTCTTGGCATCCAGGCTTTCGAGCCCATGCTGATCGAAGGCAAGGCAATCCGTCTGCATCCGCTTGTCTGCTCGGCCTTCAACGCTGACTTCGACGGTGACCAGATGGCCGTGCACGTTCCGCTGTCGCTCGAAGCGCAGCTGGAAGCACGCGTGCTGATGATGTCCACCAACAACATTCTGCACCCCGCCAATGGTCAGCCGATCATCGTGCCGTCGCAGGACATTGTTCTGGGCCTCTACTACCTGTCGCTGATGAACGACAACGAGCCGGGCGAAGGCATGGCCTTCTCGTCCTATGCCGAGCTCGAACACGCGCTCGACAGCAAGATCGTCACGCTGCACACCAAGATTAAGGGCCGCGTCGTCGATTGGGACGAAAATGGCAACCAGACGACCCAGATCGTGGAAACGACTCCGGGCCGCATGCTGATCGGCCAGATCCTGCCCAAGCATCCGGCTGTGCCGTTCTCGACGGCCAACCAGCTGATGACCAAGAAGATGATCTCCAAGATGATCGACACCGTGTATCGCGGTTGCGGCCAGAAGGAGACGGTCATTTTCTGTGACCGCGTCATGCAGCTCGGTTTCAAGAACGCCTGTGACGCCGGCATCTCGTTCGGCAAGGACGACATGGTTATCCCGGCTTCCAAGTACACGATCGTGGAAGCCGCGCGTAAGCAGGTCGAAGAGTTCGAACAGCAGTACAATGACGGCCTGATCACTCAGGGCGAAAAGTACAACAAGGTGGTCGACGCCTGGGCCAAGTGCGGTGACAAGGTCGCCGAAGAGATGATGGACGCGATCCGCAAGGTGCAGATCGACGAAGAGACCGGCCGTCAGAAGCCGATCAACTCGGTCTACATGATGTCGCACTCTGGTGCCCGCGGTTCGCCGGCCCAGATGAAGCAGCTTGCCGGCATGCGTGGCCTGATGGCCCGTCCTGACGGCTCGATCATCGAGACCCCGATCACGGCTAACTTCAAGGAAGGCCTGAACGTTCTCGAGTACTTCAACTCCACCCACGGTGCCCGCAAGGGTCTCGCGGATACGGCGCTGAAGACTGCAAACTCGGGTTACCTGACCCGTCGTCTCGTCGACGTGGCGCAGGACGCGATCATCGTGTCGACCGATTGCGGTACCGAGCGTGGCCTGACCATGGAACCGATCGTCGATGCCGGCCAGATCGTGGCCTCCATCGGCCAGCGCGTTCTGGGCCGTACGGCAGCCGACGACATCTTCCATCCGCTGTCTGGCGACCTGATCGCTGCCAAGGGCACGCTGCTGGAAGAAAAGCATGTCGACGTCATCGAGGAAGCCCGGATCCAGTCGATCCGTATCCGCTCCCCGCTGACTTGCGACATGCGCCAGGGCACCTGCGCGGCCTGCTATGGCCGTGATCTTGCTCGCGGTACTCCCGTGAACATGGGTGAAGCTGTGGGCGTTATCGCCGCACAGTCGATCGGTGAACCCGGTACCCAGCTCACCATGCGCACGTTCCACATTGGTGGCACGGCACAGGTGGTCGACTCCTCGTTCCTCGAGTCCGGCGCGGAAGGCACGATTGCCATCCGTAACCCGAGCCTCGCCAAGGTCGAGGGCGGCAAGCTGGTCGTCATGGCCCGTAACGTCTCGCTCGCCATTCTCGATGCCGACGGCAAGGAACGCGCCACCCACAAGGTGACCTATGGTTCCAAGCTGCTGGTCAAGGAAGGTGATGCGGTTCGCCGTGGTCAGCGTCTGGCTGAATGGGATCCCTACACCCGTCCGGTGCTGGCCGAAGTCGAAGGCGAAGTGGTCTTCGAGGACATGGTCGATGGTGCTTCGGTTGCGGAAAACACCGACGAGGCGACCGGCTTCACCAAGCGCGTTGTCATCGACTGGCGCACCAACCAGCGTGGCGAGGGCCTCAAGCCCGCACTCGCCATTGCCCGTGGCGGTGCCGTGCAGAAGGTGGAACGTGGTGGCGACGCCCGTTACCTGCTCTCCGTCGACGCGGTTATCGCCGTCGAGCCGGGCGAAAAGGTTTCGCCGGGTGACGTCCTGGCCCGTATTCCGCTGGAATCGGCCAAGACCAAGGACATCACCGGCGGTCTGCCGCGTGTGGCCGAGCTGTTCGAAGCCCGTCGTCCGAAGGACCACGCCATCATCGCCGAGATCGATGGCACGATCCGCTTCGGCCGCGACTACAAGAACAAGCGTCGCGTCATCATCGAGCCTCATGAAGAGGGTGGCGATCCGGTCGAATACCTGATCCCGAAGGGCAAGCCCTTCCACCTGCAGGAAGGTGACGCTATCGAAAAGGGTGAATACATCCTCGACGGTAACCCGGCACCGCATGACATTCTGGCGATCAAGGGCGTGGAAGAGCTTGCTCGTTACCTCGTCAATGAAATCCAGGAGGTCTATCGCCTGCAGGGCGTGCTGATCAACGACAAGCACATCGAGGTGATCGTTCGCCAGATGCTGCAGAAGGTCGAGATCGTGGATCCAGGTGATACGGGCATGCTCAAGGACGAGCAGCTCGACAAGCTGGACTTCGACGAGCTCAACGACGCCCTGGTTGCCGAAGGCAAGAAGCCGGCAACGGCGAACCCGGTTCTGCTGGGTATCACCAAGGCCTCGCTGCAGACCCGTTCGTTCATCTCGGCTGCCTCGTTCCAAGAAACCACCCGCGTCCTCACGGAAGCGGCAATTTCCGGCAAGGCCGACCTGCTCGAAGGCCTCAAGGAAAACGTCATCGTCGGCCGCCTGATCCCGGCCGGTACCGGTGCCGGTATCTCCTCGGCCAAGCTGATCGCGACCAAGCGCGACGACCTGATCCTCGACGAGCGTCGCCGCCAGGCGAACACCGTCAAGATCGCCGCGCCTGCCGCCGAATAA